Below is a genomic region from Actinoallomurus bryophytorum.
ACCTTCGACTTCTCCGGAGTCGTGAGGTTGCGGTAGATCCGGCCGTCCGGGAGCGTGACGGTGGGCAGGATCGGGTTGTCGGCGTACCAGTGGTCGCCGTTGCACAGGAAGAAGTCCGGGTCGGTAGCCTGGATCGCCTTGAAGATCCGGTATCCGCCGATGTCGGGGTTGATGCCGAAGCCCTGCCCGGCGAGGTCGCCGGACCAGACGAAGCTGACGTCACGGCGCGTCGTCGGGGCGGTGCCGAAGGCGCCGGTGACCGCCGCGGAGGCGAGGGACGAGTCGTGCAGGTCGGCGGCGCGTACCCGGTAGTGGATCTGCTGCCCGGCGGGCAGCCCGTCCAGCCGCACCTTTCCGGTCAGGTCGGTGTCCGGGGTGAGCAGCGGTCCGCGCACGGTCGAGAAGTGCTTGAAGTCCGGGCGCGTGCTGACGTCGACCAGCATCCGCGAGGGCCGGTCGGCGCGGGTCCAGACGACGCCGCCGTGGGCGGACATGTCACCGCTCTGCACGCCATGCGTTAGCTGCGGGCGGCCGGAGCGCACCAGGGCGGTGGCGCGCGGGCCGGTGCCCAGCAGCGCGGCCCCTCCGCCCGCGACGAGGCCGTTGCGAAGAAAAGAACGCCGGTCCAGACCCATGTCCCCACTCCCGTCTCGTGAGAGCCCGCGTGGATGGGACCGCGCTACCGCGCGTCGCCCAGGCGGCCTCAAGCCGCACTGATCGTGGCGTGGCGCGGCGTACGGCGCCAGGACCGAAGGTGGCCAACCGGTGAACTATTCGACGTCTGCGCCTGGGCGAACGGCGTGCTTTGTGGCTGGTCGCGGCATTAGTCCAGCTTGACAGGGCGCGAACGCGGCTAGCAGACTTCTCCCATGCCAGCGCGTACCCTTCCGGCCGCCGACGTGGAGTCCCGCCACGCGGTCGTCGCGCTGTGTCCTTCGTGTTGTCGCTGACCTGACCTCCGTCTCGTCAGCCCGCGGCGCTCGGCCGCTGTCCGAAGGACTTTCCATGAACTTCTCGGTCATCCCCGATATCACCATGCAGGCCCACCACGACCTGGCCGGCGGATCCACGATCGGCCGGCTGGCCGGTGTCGTACGCGAGATGGCCGCCCGGCCGGCGTACTGGTGGCATCTCGCCCGGTTCGACGGCACCCCGGTGCCGGTGGCGGCGGCGGACGACCTGTGGCTCTCGGCCTGGCCGCCCGGCCACCGCGGCGTCCCGGCCGGCCCCGGCGTACTCGCGGTGCTCGCGGGTGAGCTGTCCGAGCGGACCATCACCGGCCAGGGCGTCGCCGAACGCACCCTGCGGGCCAACCGGATCCGCGTCTACGGCACCGACGCCCCCCGTGAGCTGGTCAACCTCGGCCCCGCGTACGCCCTGAGCCTGCACGCGACCACCGCGTGATGGTCGGGTGAACTCCGCGTACCATCGCGCGGATACGCTCACGGGTCGCGGCGGCGGGACTGGAACACGAGGCGGAACAGGGCGATCGCCCCGATGGCGGCGATGACGGCCGGCACGGCCCAGGGGAACGAGACCGGGTGGCCGCCGAGTCCCTCGGCCAGATAGCGGGCCGCGATGCCGGCGAACAGGACCGCGGCCACCAGCGAGGACGGGTCGAACCTATGCCGGAACACGCGTGACCTCCATGTCGCCCACCTTGCTCCGGATGTGCAGCACGATGGTGGGGATCGGCCCGGCGACCTGGCCTTCGGGCTCGAGCACTCGGCGTACGCGTGCGCCGGGGCCGCTCGTCACCTGCCGGTCGATGGTGATGTCGCCGAGGTAGGCATGCCCGTCGATCTCCACGCGTGCTGCGGCCGGCACCCTCACCGCCAGCACACCCAGCGTCACCTGGGCGTTCACGCGGAGCGACTCGCCCGGCGAGAGCGGCACCGTGGTCAGGTCCACGACACCCTGGCCGACGAGGACCTTGTGTGACTGCTCGGCCTGCGCGGTCGCGACCGGGCGCCAGATCTGATGATGCGTCTTCCGTGCGACGGCGGCGTTGCCGGCGATCGAGGTCGATGCGAGGGCGAAGGACATGATGGCTCCAACGAGGACGAGCTTGCGGTCCCGGCCGAACCAGGCACCGAGAAAGAGGCCGCAGGCGATGACCGCCAGCGCCCCGGCGATGACGACCTGGTACCGGCTGAAAGCGGTCCGGTCGTCGACGGTCAGGTACAGCACGGCGCCGACGATCACGGCCGTCAGCAAGGTCAGCGTGGCGAGGTAGGACCGGCGATGCGGCCGGACCCACGGGGACTCGGCGGGCGGCGGCGCGGCGTCGGCCGCGTGCGGGCCCTGGGAATAGGGGTCGGTGCCGTACGGGCCGGGGACGGTGTCGGAGGGTTCGGCCGTGTCCGCCGGCGGCGTGTGCGCGGCCGTGGAGCCCGAAGCGGCGGCGTAGGGGCCCGCGGCGTACGTGTCTCCGCGCCGGCCGAGCCGGGCGAGGTCCACCATGCCGTCGGACAGCCCCGGGGCCGGCGCGGGTGGCGGCGTCCAGGACGACAGCGGCCGGCCCTTGATGTGGTCCGGCAGGCCGCGAGCGACCTGAACGAGGTCGACGCCACGCGACCGTGCCACGAGCAGTGTCAGGCCGAACACCACGACCACGGCCAGTGCCTTGCCGGAGCCCCAGTTTCCGGCAATGCCGAACACCATGCCCGCGGCGAACACCGCGCCGAGCAGCGCCAGCGCGGTGTCGCCGTCGAAGATGCGCCGGCCCATCCTCTCGATCTTCGAAGGGCCGCCGTCCGGCGCACCCATGAGGAGGAAGGCGGCGATGTACAGCAGCACACCGACGCCGGTCGCGAGTACGAGCAGCGCGAACGCCACTCGGAACACGATGGCGTCGATGCGCGTATAACGGGCGAGGCCGGCGCAGACACCGGTGATCAGGCGTCCCTCCTGAGAGCGGATGAGCCGTCGCGGCTCGGCGCCCGCTCGGGGGCCTGGCGGAGCCTCGGCCTGGGGTCCAGGCTCGGAGCTCCGCGGTGGGTCGCTGTCCTCGTTCATGGTCCCATCGTCGCGGGTCCGCGCCGCGACGACCATCCGGGAGGACCCTGACTCATCCCTGAGGGTCTCCGGGATCTCCCAGGGCGGTCCCCGATGCGCTGATGGCCTGGAACGTGTGACCATCTCCTTGTGTCTGAAACGCCCAGCGGGGAGACCGTCGAGCTGACCCCCCCACGCCTCGAACGACGAGCCGACCGCCGGCTCGTCGCCGGCGTGTGCTCTGGGCTGGCCGAGCACCTCGGCCTCGAACTGACCGTCGTACGCGTGGCGTTCGCCGTGCTCATCTCCACGGGCGTGGGCATCATCGCGTACGTCGCGCTCTGGCTGATGGTGTCGCGCCGTGAGGAGCCCGAGGGCCGCCGTGACCTGGGCCGGCTCGTCGCGTACGGCGCGCTGGTCGGAGGACTCTGCCTGTTCACGTGGGGGGCGGGCGCGCTCAACTGGGCCGCGTGGCCGATCGTCGCCGGCGGCATCGGGGTCGGGATCATCTGGCAGCAGGCCGATCCGGAGCGGCGGCAGCGCTGGGTGCGCAACAGCCAGGCCATGTGGCTCCGCAGCATCATCGGCATGCTGCTGGTGGCCGGCGGCCTGGTCGCCTTCCTCGCCAGGAAGGTCCAGCCGGGTGAGGCCGGGCAGGTGCTGTTCGGCTCGATCGTCGTGCTGGCCGGGTTCGGCGTCGTCGTCGCGCCCTGGCTGCTGCGGATGTGGCGCGACCTGGACAGCGAACGCCGCGAGCGCATCCGTTCCCAGGAACGCGCCGAGGTCGCCGCGCACGTACACGACTCCGTCCTGCACACGCTCACGCTGATCCAGCGCAACGCCCACGACGTGCGCGAGGTACAGCGGCTGGCCCGCTCCCAGGAACGCGACCTGCGCGCCTGGCTGTACGAACCCAAGGCCGACGCCGAACAGGATCTCGCCGCCGCGGTGCGCAAGGCCGCCGCCGAGGTGGAGGATCATCATGGGATGCCGATCGAGGTGGTGTGCGTGGGCGACTGCCCGCTGGACGAACGCCTCGGCGCCATGCTCCAGGCGGCCCGCGAGGCCATGGTCAACGCCGCCAAGTACGCCGATGGCGACCCGGAAGACGAGGCCAGGACCTCGTCACTGTC
It encodes:
- a CDS encoding PspC domain-containing protein, which encodes MNEDSDPPRSSEPGPQAEAPPGPRAGAEPRRLIRSQEGRLITGVCAGLARYTRIDAIVFRVAFALLVLATGVGVLLYIAAFLLMGAPDGGPSKIERMGRRIFDGDTALALLGAVFAAGMVFGIAGNWGSGKALAVVVVFGLTLLVARSRGVDLVQVARGLPDHIKGRPLSSWTPPPAPAPGLSDGMVDLARLGRRGDTYAAGPYAAASGSTAAHTPPADTAEPSDTVPGPYGTDPYSQGPHAADAAPPPAESPWVRPHRRSYLATLTLLTAVIVGAVLYLTVDDRTAFSRYQVVIAGALAVIACGLFLGAWFGRDRKLVLVGAIMSFALASTSIAGNAAVARKTHHQIWRPVATAQAEQSHKVLVGQGVVDLTTVPLSPGESLRVNAQVTLGVLAVRVPAAARVEIDGHAYLGDITIDRQVTSGPGARVRRVLEPEGQVAGPIPTIVLHIRSKVGDMEVTRVPA
- a CDS encoding cysteine dioxygenase; protein product: MNFSVIPDITMQAHHDLAGGSTIGRLAGVVREMAARPAYWWHLARFDGTPVPVAAADDLWLSAWPPGHRGVPAGPGVLAVLAGELSERTITGQGVAERTLRANRIRVYGTDAPRELVNLGPAYALSLHATTA
- a CDS encoding PspC domain-containing protein, whose amino-acid sequence is MSETPSGETVELTPPRLERRADRRLVAGVCSGLAEHLGLELTVVRVAFAVLISTGVGIIAYVALWLMVSRREEPEGRRDLGRLVAYGALVGGLCLFTWGAGALNWAAWPIVAGGIGVGIIWQQADPERRQRWVRNSQAMWLRSIIGMLLVAGGLVAFLARKVQPGEAGQVLFGSIVVLAGFGVVVAPWLLRMWRDLDSERRERIRSQERAEVAAHVHDSVLHTLTLIQRNAHDVREVQRLARSQERDLRAWLYEPKADAEQDLAAAVRKAAAEVEDHHGMPIEVVCVGDCPLDERLGAMLQAAREAMVNAAKYADGDPEDEARTSSLSVYAEVAGEDVSIFVRDRGRGFDLDAVPQDRMGLRESIIGRMERNGGKAEIRTAPGEGTEVRLEMRRDAK